A region of Toxorhynchites rutilus septentrionalis strain SRP chromosome 1, ASM2978413v1, whole genome shotgun sequence DNA encodes the following proteins:
- the LOC129782511 gene encoding uncharacterized protein LOC129782511 has protein sequence MSKSPSSETTSETLSVSDESIATSVANSVALARVNAAKPAKKAVKEEAKERPPWRPATQTKVGGASKMDLRARILDVSKRLRRVNAAAQTDPVRTKLMRDASTEEQKDLIPMMDEEILTDGNLVMRNAGNLILTHSVAQMTDTNPTRDVGTQTAMPRSAVSFRKFLEPAGSEPISSSILEDTNYSSSFEELMKIREWSNSADEDVKPIEENQFASRSDAINEQNTPDLLAGSSQDPELYRPRFLEPPTYNSWQNLDFSDEESDHYVARELPRRTVGEGDRPWAEFKDLVIGSRLANMRLSPITPRRARPNKKTVTWSDTHRQAFSELLQDANALVDMFDQVSMLLGPDVKLHAIPLQEEFKLPPPKWEPILTKSCDLLEEKLAQIRHLNDDLDSELFKEPIEFQSPQFINDIEASL, from the exons ATGAGCAAATCTCCCTCATCGGAAACCACCAGCGAAACGCTGAGCGTCAGCGACGAATCCATCGCCACATCGGTGGCAAATTCGGTTGCTTTGGCGAG GGTGAATGCGGCAAAACCTGCCAAGAAGGCTGTGAAGGAAGAAGCTAAGGAGCGTCCACCGTGGCGTCCAGCCACCCAAACGAAGGTCGGCGGTGCATCGAAGATGGACCTCCGGGCTAGAATTTTGGACGTTTCCAA ACGGTTGCGTCGAGTGAATGCGGCCGCCCAAACGGACCCGGTGCGTACAAAGTTGATGAGGGACGCATCGACAGAGGAACAAAAAGATCTGATTCCAATGATGGACGAGGAAATTCTCACGGATGGTAATTTGGTGATGAGAAATGCTGGAAATC TTATTCTGACACATTCTGTGGCACAAATGACGGACACAAACCCCACGCGAGACGTGGGCACACAAACAGCGATGCCACGTAGTGCTGTTTCGTTTCGTAAATTTCTGGAACCTGCAGGGAGTGAACCCATCTCTTCAAGCATTCTAGAGGACACGAATTATTCCTCCAGCTTTGAAGAGCTGATGAAGATCAGAGAGTGGTCAAATTCGGCTGACGAAGACGTGAAACCAATCGAGGAGAATCAATTTGCTAGCAGGAGCGATGCCATAAATGAGCAAAATACTCCAGACCTTCTAGCCGGGTCATCTCAGGATCCTGAATTGTACAGGCCAAGATTTTTGGAGCCTCCCACCTACAACTCTTGGCAAAATCTGGACTTTTCCGATGAAGAATCCGATCATTACGTAGCCCGTGAGCTGCCCCGGAGAACTGTTGGTGAAGGTGATCGACCCTGGGCGGAATTCAAGGACCTTGTGATAGGATCTCGTCTCGCGAATATGCGCTTGTCGCCCATAACCCCACGTAGAGCTCGTCCGAACAAGAAAACCGTCACGTGGAGTGACACACATCGGCAAGCATTCTCGGAGCTGCTGCAAGACGCGAACGCTCTGGTCGATATGTTTGACCAGGTTTCAATGCTGCTGGGACCGGACGTTAAACTACATGCCATTCCACTCCAGGAGGAATTCAAACTACCGCCGCCAAAATGGGAACCCATTCTGACGAAATCGTGCGATCTTCTGGAGGAGAAACTGGCCCAAATTCGTCATCTAAATGACGACCTCGATAGCGAGCTGTTCAAGGAACCGATTGAGTTTCAGTCGCCACAGTTCATCAATGATATTGAGGCAAGTCTGTGA